One window from the genome of Vicia villosa cultivar HV-30 ecotype Madison, WI unplaced genomic scaffold, Vvil1.0 ctg.000622F_1_1, whole genome shotgun sequence encodes:
- the LOC131629917 gene encoding AUGMIN subunit 5-like, translated as MQSTSSSSSASPDAILEWLHKEMGYRPLGQYSGGGKSHSPSVESIRKVCRGNMIPVWNFLVTRAKSEKTVRNVRRNITVHGDGDGDGATGRKKEKMVSGEGSGSALMERDLAAKEVERLRNVVRRQRKDLRARMLEVAREEAERKRMLDERANYRHKEVMLEAYDRQCDEASRIFAEYHKRLCYYINLAKDAQRSDVDSSIEMANSFSAKNEKESVYSTVKSGKSADDVIVIETTREKNIRKACESLVAYMVEKIQSSFPAYEGSGVLSNPQAEAAKLGFDFDGQIPDEVRTVIVNCLKSPPLLLQAITAYTSHLKSQISREIEKIDVRADAEILRYKYENNIVMDVSSSDGSSPLQYPLYGNGKLGADVPPGGSQNQLLERQKAHVQQFLATEEALNSAAEARDLCEKLLKRLHGGTDVTSRSSQNIGSLRQLQVDVWAKEREVAGLKASLNTLMSEIQRLNKLCAERKEAEDSLKKKWKKIEEFDSRRSELESIYTALLKANTDAASFWSQQPITAREYASSTIIPACSAVFETSNNAKDLIEKEVSAFYRSPDNTLYMLPSSPQALLEAIGSSGSSGQEAVANAEVSAAILTAKAGARDPSAIPSICRVSAALQYAAGLEGSDAGLASILESLEFCLKLRGSEASVLEDLLKAINLVHIRRDLVQSGHALLNYAYRVQQEQERTTNFSLKLAAEQEKAVMEKWLPELKTGVLNAQQSLEDCKYVRGLLDEWWEQPASTVVDWVTVDGQNVAAWHNHVKQLLAFYDKELLL; from the exons ATgcaatcaacatcatcatcatcatcggcgTCGCCGGACGCAATTCTCGAATGGCTTCACAAGGAAATGGGATACCGACCTCTCGGTCAGTACTCCGGCGGCGGGAAGTCGCATTCGCCGTCGGTTGAATCGATCCGGAAGGTTTGTCGCGGGAACATGATTCCGGTTTGGAATTTTCTCGTCACGAGGGCTAAGTCGGAGAAGACGGTGCGGAATGTTCGCCGGAATATTACTGTTCACGGTGATGGAGATGGGGATGGTGCTACGGGGAGGAAGAAGGAGAAGATGGTGTCTGGGGAGGGGTCTGGGTCGGCTTTGATGGAGAGGGATTTGGCGGCGAAGGAGGTGGAGAGGTTGAGGAACGTTGTGAGGAGACAGAGGAAGGATTTGAGAGCGAGGATGCTTGAGGTTGCGAGGGAAGAGGCCGAGAGGAAGAGGATGCTTGATGAACGTGCCAATTACAG GCATAAGGAAGTGATGTTGGAGGCTTATGACCGACAATGTGATGAAGCTTCAAGAATTTTTGCTGAATATCATAAACGCCTATGTTACTATATAAATCTAGCAAAGGATGCTCAAAGATCGGATGTGGATTCTTCCATTGAGATGGCGAATAGTTTTAGTGCCAAAAATGAGAAGGAATCTGTTTATTCAACTGTTAAGAGCGGTAAATCTGCAGATGATGTCATTGTCATTGAAACAACAAGGGAAAAGAATATTAGAAAGGCTTGTGAATCTCTTGTAGCTTACATGGTTGAAAAAATACAGAGTTCTTTTCCTGCTTATGAAGGAAGTGGTGTACTTTCAAATCCTCAGGCAGAAGCGGCGAAATTGGGGTTTGATTTTGATGGGCAAATTCCGGATGAGGTTAGAACTGTTATTGTGAATTGCCTAAAGAGTCCTCCCCTATTACTTCAGGCAATTACTGCATACACTTCTCACTTGAAAAGTCAAATTTCCAGAGAAATAGAGAAAATTGATGTTAGAGCTGATGCAGAGATCTTGAG GTACAAATATGAAAATAACATAGTTATGGATGTTTCCTCTTCTGATGGTAGCTCTCCTCTACAGTATCCACTTTATGGAAATGGAAAACTTGGGGCTGATGTGCCTCCAGGAGGAAGTCAAAATCAGCTTCTTGAAAGACAG AAAGCTCATGTTCAGCAGTTTTTGGCTACTGAAGAGGCACTAAACAGTGCTGCAGAAGCAAGAGACTTGTGTGAAAAGCTTCTGAAACGCCTGCATGGAGGCACTGATGTTACTTCGCGTTCATCTCAGAATATCGGAAGTCTTAGGCAACTTCAG GTAGATGTTTGGGCAAAGGAAAGAGAAGTTGCTGGTTTAAAGGCAAGTTTAAACACCTTAATGTCTGAAATACAACGCTTGAACAAGTTATGTGCTGAGAGGAAAGAAGCCGAAGATTCTCTTAAAAAGAAGTGGAAAAAGATTGAAGAGTTTGATTCTCGTAGATCAGAACTTGAATCCATATACACGGCACTCCTTAAAGCAAATACG GATGCGGCTTCGTTTTGGAGTCAACAACCAATAACTGCAAGGGAGTATGCTTCAAGCACTATAATTCCAGCATGTTCTGCGgtttttgagacttcaaataATGCAAAGGATCTTATTGAGAAAGAAGTGTCTGCCTTTTATCGGAGTCCAGATAATACCCTCTACATGCTTCCTTCTTCACCTCAG GCACTGCTTGAGGCCATTGGGTCCAGTGGATCATCTGGACAGGAAGCAGTTGCAAATGCAGAAGTAAGTGCGGCTATTTTGACAGCAAAAGCTGGTGCCCGGGATCCGTCGGCAATTCCATCAATATGTCGTGTTTCAGCTGCACTTCAGTATGCTGCTG GCTTGGAAGGTTCCGATGCTGGTCTAGCATCCATACTGGAATCCCTGGAGTTTTGTTTGAAACTTCGTGGTTCAGAGGccagtgttttggaagatttattAAAGGCTATCAATCTTGTCCATATTAGACGGGATCTTGTTCAAAGTGGTCATGCCTTGTTGAATTATGCCTACCGGGTTCAACAGGAACAAGAAAG GACAACAAATTTTTCTTTAAAGTTGGCTGCAGAACAAGAAAAAGCTGTAATGGAAAAATGGTTGCCTGAACTCAAGACTGGTGTTTTGAATGCTCAACAGAGCTTGGAAGACTGCAAATATGTCAGGGGACTG CTTGATGAATGGTGGGAGCAACCAGCATCGACAGTTGTTGACTGGGTGACGGTGGACGGGCAAAATGTAGCTGCATGGCATAATCATGTAAAGCAGCTTCTTGCATTTTACGATAAGGAGCTACTATTGTGA
- the LOC131629916 gene encoding pentatricopeptide repeat-containing protein At4g01570-like — protein MKSSSKSPLSTLTQVSELLTVASITKTLSKTPQTLTQLTTTTNNKPLLTQTLLLKILSNPSLHISHKLNLFNSHTTPHSSSTFSLILHSLCKPTTPLPILHQHLPQLLHSMKQTGIAFDSNSFNNLLSFLIKFSHNNSKNFHFVIDILDYIQMQKLHPLGTTPFIYNSLLIASLKNNQIQLALSVFNSLLSLENSSDLNSVIVGSSNYLLSALRKARMKKEFRNVFDSLRERESFDFDSWGYNICIHAFGSWGDLVTSMKLFNEMKEDKNLFGPDMCTYNTVLSILCKIGRIDDAIVVWEELKGCGYEPDEFTYRTLVRGCCRSCRMDEGVRIFNEMKDNGFRPGVIVYNCVLDGFFKVGKVNEACEMFERMTREGVKASCWSYNILIHGLMKNGRSEAGYTLFCDLKKKGQFVDGISYSIVVLQLCKEGHLEEALELVEEMEARGFSVDLVTITSLLVGIHKYGRWDWTDRLIKHVREGDLLPGVLRWKAGMEASINNLHSKEKDYSPMFPSKGGFREIMSFLTHPGNDDDDEVETSSEQIDEWSSSPYMDKLAKRIVKSTDNAPRLFTPDRGQRVQQKGPDSFDVDMVNTFLSIFLAKGKLSLACKLFEIFTDAGVDPVSYTYNSIMSSFVKKGYFNEAWAVLLEMGEKLCPTDIATYNMIIQGLGKMGRADLASSILDRLLKQGGYLDIVMYNTLINALGKAGRIDEVNKFFEQMKNSGINPDVVTYNTLIEIHSKAGRVKDAYKFLQMMLDAGCTPNHVTDTTLDYLVKEIDKLRYQKASILREKDDPS, from the coding sequence ATgaaatcatcatcaaaatctccACTTTCAACCCTAACCCAAGTCTCAGAACTCCTCACAGTAGCATCCATAAccaaaaccctctccaaaaccccaCAAACCCTAACCCAACTCACCACCACAACCAACAACAAACCCCTCCTCACCCAAACCCTACTCCTCAAAATCCTCTCTAACCCATCTCTCCACATTTCCCACAAACTCAATCTCTTCAATTCCCACACCACCCCTCATTCCTCATCCACCTTCTCCCTCATCCTCCACAGCCTCTGCAAACCCACCACCCCTCTTCCCATCCTCCACCAACACCTCCCTCAGCTCCTCCACTCCATGAAACAAACCGGTATCGCCTTTGATTCGAACTCATTCAACAATCTCCTCAGTTTCCTCATCAAATTCTCTCATAATAACAGTAAAAATTTCCACTTTGTTATTGATATTTTGGATTATATTCAAATGCAAAAGCTTCATCCTTTAGGTACTACACCTTTTATTTATAACTCTCTGCTTATTGCTTCCTTAAAAAACAATCAAATTCAGCTTGCTTTATCTGTTTTCAATAGTCTTTTATCACTTGAGAACTCTTCGGATTTGAATTCGGTTATCGTTGGTTCTTCGAATTATTTGCTTTCGGCTCTTAGGAAAGCCCGGATGAAGAAAGAGTTTCGAAATGTGTTTGATAGTTTGAGGGAAAGGgaaagttttgattttgattcgTGGGGGTATAATATTTGTATTCATGCTTTTGGTTCTTGGGGGGATTTGGTTACTTCGATGAAGCTTTTTAATGAGATGAAGGAGGATAAGAATTTGTTTGGGCCGGATATGTGTACTTATAATACGGTTTTGTCGATTCTTTGTAAGATTGGGAGGATTGATGATGCGATTGTTGTGTGGGAGGAGCTTAAAGGGTGTGGTTATGAGCCGGATGAGTTTACTTACAGGACTCTGGTTCGGGGTTGTTGTAGGAGTTGTAGAATGGATGAGGGTGTGAGGATTTTTAATGAGATGAAGGATAATGGGTTTCGTCCGGGTGTGAttgtgtataattgtgttttgGATGGGTTTTTTAAGGTTGGGAAGGTTAATGAAGCGTGCGAGATGTTTGAGAGGATGACTCGAGAAGGGGTGAAAGCTTCTTGTTGGAGTTATAATATTCTGATTCATGGGCTTATGAAGAATGGGAGATCGGAAGCTGGTTATACGCTTTTTTGTGACCTGAAAAAGAAAGGTCAGTTTGTGGATGGGATTAGTTACAGCATTGTTGTGCTGCAGCTTTGTAAAGAGGGTCATTTGGAAGAGGCTTTGGAGTTGGTGGAGGAAATGGAAGCTAGAGGCTTTTCTGTTGACCTTGTTACGATAACATCTCTATTGGTCGGTATTCATAAGTATGGTCGTTGGGATTGGACGGATAGGCTCATCAAACATGTTAGGGAAGGGGATCTGTTACCTGGTGTTCTTAGGTGGAAGGCTGGAATGGAAGCTTCTATCAATAACTTGCATTCCAAGGAAAAGGATTACTCGCCAATGTTCCCTTCGAAAGGAGGGTTTAGGGAGATCATGAGTTTCTTAACTCATCCagggaatgatgatgatgatgaggtcgAAACTTCCTCTGAACAAATCGACGAGTGGTCATCATCTCCATACATGGATAAATTGGCCAAGCGTATTGTGAAGTCAACTGACAATGCTCCGCGACTGTTTACACCTGACCGTGGACAGAGAGTTCAACAAAAAGGGCCTGATTCTTTCGATGTTGATATGGTGAACACTTTCCTGTCTATATTTTTGGCCAAGGGAAAGTTGAGCTTGGCTTGTAAATTGTTTGAGATTTTCACCGACGCGGGTGTGGATCCTGTCAGTTATACTTATAATTCTATCATGAGCTCGTTTGTCAAAAAAGGCTACTTTAACGAGGCTTGGGCCGTTCTGTTGGAAATGGGAGAAAAGCTCTGTCCAACTGATATCGCTACGTACAATATGATAATTCAAGGTTTAGGAAAAATGGGAAGGGCAGATCTAGCAAGTTCTATTCTCGATCGACTGCTGAAACAGGGTGGTTATCTTGACATAGTTATGTATAACACTCTAATTAATGCTTTGGGGAAGGCAGGGCGAATCGATGAGGTGAACAAGTTCTTTGAGCAAATGAAGAACAGCGGAATAAATCCTGATGTTGTCACTTATAATACTTTGATTGAAATTCACAGCAAGGCTGGCCGAGTCAAAGATGCTTACAAGTTCTTACAAATGATGCTCGATGCTGGATGCACCCCGAACCATGTTACTGACACGACTTTAGATTATCTAGTAAAGGAAATCGATAAATTGAGGTACCAAAAGGCATCGATTTTGAGGGAAAAAGATGATCCTTCTTGA
- the LOC131629919 gene encoding gibberellin-regulated protein 14-like — MFRMSCFLVIMFVIVTFGAFSEAAAHHHKKPTSAVVVGTVFCDTCFQQDFSMGSRFISGASVEVECKNGDTISKPSFKKQVKTNNHGEFTIQLPFSVSKHVKRIKQCIVKLVSSNEPYCSIASTSTSSSLHLKSKTQGLHIFSAGFFSFKPLKQPNLCNQKPSSFVLDSSKRSPLPPNIDPSFPPPLRDPDTPSSGVLPLLPPIPLAPEILTPILPPVLSPLVPSNEDETKEVESSDEKVTNIDSFNFPPNPFLLPPLVANPFQPPPLVPNPLQPPTQTPLIPNPFQPPPVGSPSPLFPFPPTSSSPPPSLSFPFPPLFPPRPPSSKNVSP; from the exons ATGTTTAGAATGTCTTGTTTTCTTGTGATAATGTTTGTGATTGTAACATTTGGTGCTTTTTCTGAGGCTGCAGCTCATCATCATAAGAAACCTACTTCTGCTGTTGTGGTTGGTACTGTTTTTTGTGACACATGTTTTCAACAGGATTTCTCTATGGGAAGTCGTTTCATTTCAG GTGCATCAGTTGAAGTAGAATGCAAAAACGGAGACACCATTTCAAAACCAAGCTTCAAGAAACAAGTGAAGACAAACAATCATGGTGAATTCACAATCCAGCTTCCATTCTCAGTGAGCAAACATGTGAAGAGAATCAAACAATGCATAGTAAAACTAGTAAGCAGCAATGAACCATATTGCTCCATAGCCTCAACATCCACATCTTCATCACTTCACctaaaatcaaaaacacaagGCCTCCACATATTCTCAGCCGGTTTCTTCTCATTCAAGCCACTCAAACAACCAAACCTATGTAACCAAAAACCAAGTAGTTTTGTTCTCGATTCCTCGAAAAGATCTCCGCTTCCTCCAAATATCGATCCATCTTTTCCACCTCCACTTCGAGATCCAGACACACCTAGTAGCGGCGTTCTTCCTTTACTTCCGCCTATTCCTTTAGCACCCGAAATCCTTACACCAATATTGCCACCGGTGTTGTCACCATTAGTACCGAGTAACGAGGATGAAACAAAGGAAGTTGAATCGTCGGATGAAAAAGTAACCAACATTGATTCATTTAACTTTCCTCCTAATCCATTTTTATTGCCACCATTAGTCGCTAATCCGTTTCAACCACCTCCATTAGTCCCTAATCCACTTCAACCACCAACTCAAACACCATTAATTCCTAATCCATTTCAACCTCCTCCAGTAGGATCACCATCACCATTGTTTCCTTTTCCACCAACTTCATCATCACCACCACCAAGTTTGTCATTTCCTTTTCCTCCATTGTTCCCTCCACGTCCTCCTTCTTCAAAGAATGTTTCTCCTTAG
- the LOC131629949 gene encoding pentatricopeptide repeat-containing protein CRR2, chloroplastic-like produces MRVLQMPQLVKHGPFQTHPCSYTSHSSSRLPLCFVSFNPSGSPANDIKTGCNNNNNLIQSLCRGGNLKQAVELLRSEANPTQKSFELLICSCVEENSLSDGVDVHRRLVDSGFDQDPFLATKLINMYCDLGSVDDACKVFDETRERSIFVWNAVLRALAKVGRGEKLLELYCEMNWIGVKSNRFTYTYVLKGCVVSELSICPLKKGKEIHAHILRHGYEGCVHVMTTLLDVYAKFGCISYASSVFGAMPIKNIVSWSAMIACYAKNEMPVKALELFQLMMLEACDSVPNPVTMVSVLQACASLAALEHGKLVHGYVLRRGLDSILPVLNTLITMYGRCGEISTGQRVFDYMKKRDVVSWNSLISIYGMHGFGKKAIQIFENMIHQGVSPSCISFITVLCACSHAGLVEEGKVLFESMLNKYRIHPSMEHYACIVDLLGRANRLDEAIKVIENMDFKPGRTVWGSLLGSCRIHCNVELAERASAMLFELEPNNAGNYVLLSDIYAKSKMWNDVRRVRKQLESRGLQKIPSYSWIEIKRKIYSLVSVEEYNPQIEELRAFLITLLTEIKNQGYVPQTNVVIYDLDEEEKEVILLGHSGKLAVAFGLINTSKGETIRITNNLRLCEDCHGFMKFVSKFVNREILLRDVNRFHCFRDGVCSCGDYW; encoded by the coding sequence ATGAGGGTGCTTCAAATGCCCCAACTTGTAAAACACGGTCCATTTCAAACTCACCCGTGTTCTTACACTTCACATTCATCTTCAAGATTACCACTATGTTTCGTTTCATTCAATCCTTCAGGTAGCCCTGCAAATGACATCAAGACTGGTtgtaacaacaataacaacttgattcAATCACTATGTAGAGGAGGCAATCTGAAACAAGCTGTTGAGCTTTTGCGTAGCGAGGCGAACCCGACTCAAAAGAGTTTCGAGCTTTTGATATGCTCTTGTGTGGAAGAGAATTCTCTTTCGGACGGGGTTGATGTTCATCGGAGACTCGTTGATAGTGGTTTCGATCAGGATCCGTTTTTGGCTACTAAGCTTATTAACATGTATTGTGATTTGGGGTCTGTTGATGATGCTtgtaaggtgtttgatgaaacgCGGGAGAGAAGTATTTTTGTTTGGAATGCGGTGTTGAGAGCATTGGCGAAGGTGGGGCGGGGTGAGAAGTTGTTGGAGTTGTATTGTGAGATGAATTGGATTGGGGTGAAGTCGAATAGGTTTACGTATACTTATGTTCTTAAAGGTTGTGTTGTTTCGGAGTTGTCGATTTGTCCTCTTAAGAAGGGGAAGGAGATTCATGCTCATATTCTGCGACATGGGTATGAAGGGTGTGTTCATGTTATGACGACTTTGTTGGATGTGTATGCTAAGTTTGGTTGTATATCGTATGCTAGTTCCGTGTTTGGTGCTATGCCCATTAAGAATATTGTTTCGTGGAGTGCGATGATTGCGTGTTATGCCAAGAATGAAATGCCTGTGAAAGCGTTGGAACTGTTTCAGCTAATGATGCTTGAGGCGTGTGATTCTGTTCCGAATCCAGTTACTATGGTGAGTGTGCTTCAAGCTTGTGCAAGTCTTGCTGCATTGGAACATGGGAAGTTGGTTCATGGATATGTTCTACGGAGGGGTCTTGATTCTATACTTCCGGTTCTTAACACGCTTATAACAATGTATGGAAGATGTGGTGAGATTTCGACGGGACAACGAGTGTTTGATTATATGAAGAAACGTGATGTTGTTTCGTGGAATTCTTTGATTTCTATTTATGGTATGCATGGTTTTGGAAAGAAAGCCATCCAAATTTTTGAGAATATGATCCATCAAGGAGTTTCGCCCAGCTGCATATCCTTTATTACTGTTTTGTGTGCTTGCAGCCACGCAGGCCTTGTCGAAGAGGGGAAGGTTTTGTTTGAATCTATGCTTAATAAGTACAGAATCCATCCAAGTATGGAACATTATGCTTGTATAGTTGATCTACTTGGCCGAGCTAATAGGTTAGACGAAGCAATCAAAGTAATCGAAAATATGGATTTCAAACCAGGGCGTACGGTTTGGGGTTCCCTACTTGGATCTTGTAGGATTCACTGTAACGTCGAGCTCGCCGAGAGAGCGAGCGCTATGCTTTTTGAGTTGGAGCCTAATAATGCCGGCAATTACGTGCTTTTATCAGATATTTACGCGAAATCTAAGATGTGGAATGACGTTAGGCGTGTAAGGAAACAATTGGAATCTCGCGGCCTGCAAAAGATTCCGAGTTACAGCTGGATTGAAATCAAAAGGAAGATATACTCACTAGTCTCCGTCGAAGAGTACAACCCGCAAATAGAAGAGCTTCGTGCCTTCCTAATTACACTGTTAACCGAGATCAAGAATCAGGGTTACGTCCCGCAGACAAACGTTGTTATTTACGATCTCgacgaagaagagaaagaagtcaTTTTATTGGGACATAGCGGAAAGCTTGCGGTCGCATTTGGACTCATTAATACTTCAAAAGGCGAAACCATTAGGATTACAAACAACTTGAGATTGTGTGAAGACTGTCATGGTTTTATGAAGTTTGTTTCGAAGTTTGTTAACAGAGAGATTCTTCTTAGAGATGTGAATAGGTTCCACTGTTTTAGAGATGGAGTTTGTTCCTGTGGTGATTATTGGTAG